One window of Hoplias malabaricus isolate fHopMal1 chromosome 16, fHopMal1.hap1, whole genome shotgun sequence genomic DNA carries:
- the ric3a gene encoding protein RIC-3 isoform X1, producing MSVSTVQKITFISCLVLCVSLFLPKIFLSRGKKDVVQSEVGPGHVPPLRYSQAFSEDHELWQVESLYTRPFNPEAISRTKGAGKPNLLGQVIPVYGFGIFLYIIYIFFKLTHKDRSPRHECRFQFTLPENTIQEIPDYEMAQLQARLRQMEGVREGRASKAIYPPARSQRARRQQEERKLRQLKTITRVMLEGRPLDGVSPEVEAEETPYSADWEGYSEETFPKYEVTFRGRRYPSVILEEPDMDIPTAEELAEGMGREEEEEGEEDDEDEDDIDDENKEEEEFKNGRDGHKADAADSNLTDLNENGENKQDEESEECEEEEEEEVDEETEGAHEGELVVEEDEDECDFHQKALEEEEEDEDDEEVGEDQPCLPQNTDDEEQRRQSKRVKKQREKRQITFSDHRHVFHYPVGGRDGCKSEDVNSNSNEEDSGEEEEDDDADDDEEENHDDVEEEDKPDEGDHKVREEEDPLMEAERLGFHAEVECDPEEQEVDLLSFLLTYQPEAAISSRQSVLPKAPVSGTLRMRHKKPKKKN from the exons ATGTCGGTTTCTACCGTTCAGAAGATCACTTTTATCTCCTGTCTCGTGCTTTGCGTCTCTTTATTTCTGCCCAAAATATTTCTGTCTCGAGGAAAGAAAGACGTTGTTCAGTCGGAGG TTGGTCCTGGACATGTTCCTCCATTGAGATACAGTCAAGCATTCTCAGAAGACCATGAGCTGTGGCAGGTGGAATCACTGTACACCAGACCCTTCAACCCTGAGGCTATCTCCAGGACCAAAGGAGCTGGGAAACCCAACCTTCTTGGACAGGTCATTCCTGTGTATGGCTTTGGAATATTTCTCTACATCATCTATATATTCTTCAAG ctcacacacaaagacagatcCCCCCGACATGAATGCAGATTCCAGTTCACACTACCCGAAAACACAATTCAGGAAATAC CTGATTATGAGATGGCTCAGCTACAGGCCAGACTGAGACAGATGGAGGGAGTAAGAGAGGGTAGAGCTTCGAAAGCCATCTATCCACCTGCCAG GTCTCAGAGGGCTAGACGACAACAAGAAGAGAGGAAACTGCGTCAGCTGAAGACAATCACACGTGTGATGCTGGAGGGACGTCCACTGGATGGTGTCTCCCCTGAGGTGGAAGCTGAGGAAACGCCCTACTCCGCAGACTGGGAGG GTTACTCAGAAGAGACTTTTCCCAAATACGAAGTGACATTCCGTGGACGCAGATATCCCAGCGTCATCCTAGAGGAGCCGGACATGGACATACCAACCGCTGAGGAACTTGCTGAGGGAATGGGcagagaagaagaggaagaaggggaggaggatgatgaggatgaagatgatATTGATGATGAAAACAAAGAGGAGGAAGAGTTCAAGAATGGAAGAGATGGACACAAAGCAGATGCTGCTGACAGCAATCTTACAGATTTGAATGAAAatggggaaaacaaacaggatgaAGAAAGTGAAGAatgtgaagaggaggaggaggaggaagtaGATGAAGAAACCGAAGGAGCACATGAAGGAGAACTTGTAGTCGAAGAAGACGAAGATGAATGTGATTTTCATCAAAAAGCTctagaagaagaggaggaagatgaagacGATGAAGAAGTGGGTGAAGACCAGCCTTGTTTGCCTCAGAATACAGATGATGAAGAGCAAAGGCGACAGTCAAAAAGAGTGAAAAAGCAAAGGGAGAAAAGACAAATAACGTTCAGTGACCACAGACATGTCTTCCATTATCCAGTAGGTGGCAGAGATGGCTGTAAGTCTGAGGATGTAAATTCAAACAGTAATGAAGAAGACAGtggggaagaagaagaagatgatgatgctgatgatgatgaagaggagAACCATGATGATGTGGAGGAAGAGGATAAGCCAGATGAAGGGGATCATAAGGTGAGGGAGGAGGAAGATCCACTAATGGAAGCTGAGAGGCTGGGCTTCCACGCTGAGGTGGAGTGTGATCCTGAGGAACAGGAGGTTGACCTCCTCAGTTTCCTCCTCACATACCAACCTGAAGCTGCCATTAGCTCCAGACAATCCGTGCTGCCCAAAGCTCCTGTCTCTGGCACCCTCAGGATGCGTCATAAGAAACCCAAAAAGAAGAACTGA
- the ric3a gene encoding protein RIC-3 isoform X2, producing the protein MIEKQFFQKVVGPGHVPPLRYSQAFSEDHELWQVESLYTRPFNPEAISRTKGAGKPNLLGQVIPVYGFGIFLYIIYIFFKLTHKDRSPRHECRFQFTLPENTIQEIPDYEMAQLQARLRQMEGVREGRASKAIYPPARSQRARRQQEERKLRQLKTITRVMLEGRPLDGVSPEVEAEETPYSADWEGYSEETFPKYEVTFRGRRYPSVILEEPDMDIPTAEELAEGMGREEEEEGEEDDEDEDDIDDENKEEEEFKNGRDGHKADAADSNLTDLNENGENKQDEESEECEEEEEEEVDEETEGAHEGELVVEEDEDECDFHQKALEEEEEDEDDEEVGEDQPCLPQNTDDEEQRRQSKRVKKQREKRQITFSDHRHVFHYPVGGRDGCKSEDVNSNSNEEDSGEEEEDDDADDDEEENHDDVEEEDKPDEGDHKVREEEDPLMEAERLGFHAEVECDPEEQEVDLLSFLLTYQPEAAISSRQSVLPKAPVSGTLRMRHKKPKKKN; encoded by the exons ATGATTGAGAAACAGTTCTTTCAAAAAGTTG TTGGTCCTGGACATGTTCCTCCATTGAGATACAGTCAAGCATTCTCAGAAGACCATGAGCTGTGGCAGGTGGAATCACTGTACACCAGACCCTTCAACCCTGAGGCTATCTCCAGGACCAAAGGAGCTGGGAAACCCAACCTTCTTGGACAGGTCATTCCTGTGTATGGCTTTGGAATATTTCTCTACATCATCTATATATTCTTCAAG ctcacacacaaagacagatcCCCCCGACATGAATGCAGATTCCAGTTCACACTACCCGAAAACACAATTCAGGAAATAC CTGATTATGAGATGGCTCAGCTACAGGCCAGACTGAGACAGATGGAGGGAGTAAGAGAGGGTAGAGCTTCGAAAGCCATCTATCCACCTGCCAG GTCTCAGAGGGCTAGACGACAACAAGAAGAGAGGAAACTGCGTCAGCTGAAGACAATCACACGTGTGATGCTGGAGGGACGTCCACTGGATGGTGTCTCCCCTGAGGTGGAAGCTGAGGAAACGCCCTACTCCGCAGACTGGGAGG GTTACTCAGAAGAGACTTTTCCCAAATACGAAGTGACATTCCGTGGACGCAGATATCCCAGCGTCATCCTAGAGGAGCCGGACATGGACATACCAACCGCTGAGGAACTTGCTGAGGGAATGGGcagagaagaagaggaagaaggggaggaggatgatgaggatgaagatgatATTGATGATGAAAACAAAGAGGAGGAAGAGTTCAAGAATGGAAGAGATGGACACAAAGCAGATGCTGCTGACAGCAATCTTACAGATTTGAATGAAAatggggaaaacaaacaggatgaAGAAAGTGAAGAatgtgaagaggaggaggaggaggaagtaGATGAAGAAACCGAAGGAGCACATGAAGGAGAACTTGTAGTCGAAGAAGACGAAGATGAATGTGATTTTCATCAAAAAGCTctagaagaagaggaggaagatgaagacGATGAAGAAGTGGGTGAAGACCAGCCTTGTTTGCCTCAGAATACAGATGATGAAGAGCAAAGGCGACAGTCAAAAAGAGTGAAAAAGCAAAGGGAGAAAAGACAAATAACGTTCAGTGACCACAGACATGTCTTCCATTATCCAGTAGGTGGCAGAGATGGCTGTAAGTCTGAGGATGTAAATTCAAACAGTAATGAAGAAGACAGtggggaagaagaagaagatgatgatgctgatgatgatgaagaggagAACCATGATGATGTGGAGGAAGAGGATAAGCCAGATGAAGGGGATCATAAGGTGAGGGAGGAGGAAGATCCACTAATGGAAGCTGAGAGGCTGGGCTTCCACGCTGAGGTGGAGTGTGATCCTGAGGAACAGGAGGTTGACCTCCTCAGTTTCCTCCTCACATACCAACCTGAAGCTGCCATTAGCTCCAGACAATCCGTGCTGCCCAAAGCTCCTGTCTCTGGCACCCTCAGGATGCGTCATAAGAAACCCAAAAAGAAGAACTGA